A single Pseudobdellovibrionaceae bacterium DNA region contains:
- the coaBC gene encoding bifunctional phosphopantothenoylcysteine decarboxylase/phosphopantothenate--cysteine ligase CoaBC, which yields MSQQTSKNILFQITGSIAAYKACGVISQLVQQGHQVQVVTSSGARQFIGDATLEGLTGRPVATDIFATGEMMGHIDWARWADVFVLCPATANTLNRLANGLSDDLIGSVFLAQNFSKPYLIFPAMNSSMLVHPATRSSLETLEHWGAQVFPTDTGILACGDVGAGKLLDPEVILGEILKATQGETREIVMEAGFVPQRILITAGGTREPIDGVRFLTNFSTGRTGVYLAERLAERGHQVTLLKSGLSPLTHSSAGLTSRTFDSFADLKSQMADLLKSKSFDVILQAAAVSDFSVDHVENPDGTVVKTSGKIPSGHDVNIKLVPNPKLISMVRDWSTNKEIKVVGFKLTNTKSEDARQAAVRRLLSQSGPDYVVANDLGEISDHQHPFQVYNPSSLVGSGKTKSEMASFLIRLIEEGSSFVSPSRREPGPEVTL from the coding sequence ATGTCCCAACAAACTAGCAAAAACATTCTCTTTCAAATCACCGGTTCGATTGCCGCCTATAAGGCCTGCGGGGTGATTTCCCAGTTGGTGCAACAAGGTCATCAGGTCCAGGTGGTCACCAGCTCTGGCGCCAGACAGTTCATTGGCGACGCCACTCTGGAAGGCCTCACCGGGCGCCCGGTGGCCACGGATATTTTTGCCACCGGCGAAATGATGGGCCACATTGATTGGGCCCGATGGGCCGATGTCTTTGTCCTCTGCCCCGCCACCGCCAATACTTTGAATCGTTTAGCCAACGGCTTGAGTGACGATCTCATCGGCTCGGTGTTTCTGGCGCAGAATTTTTCCAAGCCCTATTTGATCTTTCCGGCGATGAATTCCTCCATGCTTGTCCATCCAGCCACTCGGTCCTCACTGGAAACACTGGAACACTGGGGAGCCCAAGTATTTCCCACCGACACGGGGATTTTGGCCTGTGGCGATGTGGGTGCGGGCAAACTCTTAGACCCAGAGGTGATCCTCGGGGAAATCCTCAAGGCCACCCAAGGCGAGACAAGGGAAATAGTGATGGAAGCCGGCTTTGTTCCCCAGCGTATTCTGATCACCGCCGGCGGCACCCGGGAGCCCATTGATGGCGTGCGCTTTCTCACCAACTTCAGCACCGGCCGTACTGGCGTGTATTTAGCTGAGAGACTGGCCGAGAGGGGACATCAGGTGACTCTGCTTAAGAGTGGGCTGTCTCCACTGACTCACTCAAGTGCCGGACTGACCTCCAGGACCTTTGACTCCTTTGCGGACTTGAAATCGCAAATGGCCGATCTTTTGAAATCCAAATCTTTTGATGTGATTCTTCAGGCGGCGGCAGTGTCCGATTTTTCTGTCGATCATGTGGAGAATCCTGACGGTACTGTTGTCAAAACTTCTGGCAAGATCCCGTCCGGACATGACGTCAACATTAAGCTCGTACCTAATCCAAAGCTAATCTCCATGGTGCGCGATTGGTCCACAAACAAAGAGATTAAGGTTGTGGGCTTTAAACTGACCAATACCAAATCTGAGGACGCTCGCCAGGCGGCGGTTCGGCGCCTGCTGAGCCAGAGCGGCCCCGACTACGTGGTGGCAAACGACTTGGGTGAGATCAGCGACCATCAGCATCCCTTTCAGGTGTACAACCCGTCTTCTTTGGTGGGATCTGGAAAAACCAAGTCTGAGATGGCCAGCTTTTTGATTCGATTAATTGAAGAAGGTTCCAGTTTTGTTTCCCCATCACGGCGGGAGCCTGGACCGGAGGTGACTTTATGA
- a CDS encoding pantoate--beta-alanine ligase, with translation MEIFCHLPTWKKQRQEDRKANLSLGFVPTMGALHQGHLSLVEKTLEENDKTLVSLFVNPTQFDNQSDLEAYPNLVEEDMDKLKMAGVQYVLLPDFDMIYPDKYRYQVSENEESKLLCGAHRPGHFDGVLTVVMKLLNIAQAERAYFGEKDFQQLRLIQGMAEAFFMDTEIIACPLVREDDGLAMSSRNLRLTASERKKAPQFQQILTMADSIASAKEMLTAAGFQVDYVEELWGRRLAAVNLGKVRLIDNVPTN, from the coding sequence ATGGAAATATTCTGCCACCTGCCCACATGGAAAAAGCAGCGCCAGGAGGACCGTAAGGCCAACCTCAGCCTGGGATTTGTTCCCACCATGGGAGCCCTTCATCAGGGCCATTTGTCTTTGGTGGAAAAGACCCTTGAGGAAAACGATAAAACCTTGGTGAGTTTGTTTGTCAACCCCACCCAGTTTGACAATCAATCCGATCTTGAGGCCTATCCGAATCTGGTTGAAGAGGACATGGACAAGCTCAAGATGGCTGGGGTTCAATATGTCCTTCTCCCCGACTTCGACATGATCTATCCAGACAAGTACCGCTACCAGGTTTCAGAAAATGAAGAGAGCAAACTCCTCTGCGGTGCTCATCGCCCTGGTCATTTTGATGGCGTTTTAACCGTGGTGATGAAGCTTCTCAACATTGCTCAAGCTGAAAGAGCCTATTTTGGCGAGAAGGACTTTCAACAATTGCGACTGATTCAGGGGATGGCCGAGGCCTTTTTTATGGACACTGAAATCATCGCCTGCCCGCTGGTTCGCGAGGACGATGGGCTGGCCATGAGTTCGCGCAATTTACGCCTGACGGCAAGTGAACGAAAAAAGGCCCCTCAGTTTCAGCAGATCCTCACCATGGCGGACTCGATTGCCTCGGCCAAGGAGATGCTCACAGCGGCGGGTTTTCAAGTGGACTACGTGGAAGAACTTTGGGGCCGCAGACTTGCGGCTGTGAATCTTGGCAAAGTGAGGTTGATCGACAATGTCCCAACAAACTAG
- the panB gene encoding 3-methyl-2-oxobutanoate hydroxymethyltransferase, whose translation MSMLDFQKMKKAGKKISMITCYDYWSARILNQSSVDCILVGDSLAMVMHGHPTTLPASVDLMAAHTAAVVRGAPDKFVISDLPFLSYRKTLSENMNAVETLMKTGAHAVKLEGAAGNLELVAHIVESGVPVMGHLGLTPQSIHQLGGFRVQGRDADSSELLFQQAKALQDHGCFSLVLECVPSALAERISRELIIPTIGIGAGPNTDGQVLVLQDMLGLNQGFKPKFLREYLNGAELILNAVNQYDQSVKEVSFPNIEESYE comes from the coding sequence ATGTCCATGCTTGATTTTCAGAAGATGAAAAAGGCCGGCAAAAAAATCTCCATGATTACCTGCTATGATTATTGGTCGGCGCGCATTCTCAATCAGTCTTCCGTGGACTGCATCTTGGTTGGCGACAGCCTGGCAATGGTGATGCACGGACATCCCACCACACTCCCCGCTTCGGTAGATCTGATGGCGGCTCACACCGCCGCTGTTGTCCGCGGAGCGCCAGATAAATTTGTTATTTCGGATCTCCCATTTTTGTCCTATCGCAAGACCTTGTCGGAAAACATGAATGCGGTGGAGACCTTGATGAAAACCGGAGCCCATGCCGTTAAGCTAGAGGGCGCGGCAGGAAACCTGGAGCTCGTGGCCCACATTGTAGAATCAGGTGTACCGGTGATGGGGCATTTAGGCCTCACCCCCCAATCGATTCACCAACTCGGAGGCTTTCGCGTCCAGGGCCGTGATGCAGACTCATCGGAACTGTTGTTCCAACAGGCCAAAGCTCTTCAGGATCATGGCTGCTTTTCACTCGTTCTCGAATGTGTGCCTTCGGCCTTGGCCGAGCGGATTTCGCGAGAACTCATCATCCCGACCATTGGCATTGGTGCTGGCCCCAACACCGACGGCCAGGTGCTTGTGCTTCAGGACATGCTTGGCCTGAATCAGGGATTTAAGCCGAAATTCTTGCGTGAATATTTAAATGGCGCCGAGCTGATTCTGAATGCCGTCAATCAATACGACCAATCTGTTAAAGAGGTCAGCTTTCCCAATATTGAAGAGAGTTACGAGTAA
- a CDS encoding DUF2520 domain-containing protein yields the protein MGRVPEIQNGQHCHLLVGSGRLARHLKHYFHLKNIPTVSWSRNRDPDFNSISPAEIPNNKERLLTSLKQCQYVWLLIQDKEIATFVETHPEVTTRQVIHCSGSLVIPGTLSFHPLMTFAGELYTEEFYERILFVGEEGQPSLDCICPNLSNPYAEIEPRLKPLYHALCVASSNFTVVLWQQVLLEFSRLGIDWQNLIPYLQQTTENLVKDPLSALTGPLARGDSQTIQKNLSALRGRPLGPIYEAFVQLHSPKMSPAVRSPSPGGPDVHA from the coding sequence ATGGGACGGGTACCTGAAATTCAGAACGGGCAGCATTGCCATTTGCTTGTAGGCTCCGGACGCCTGGCCCGACACCTCAAACACTATTTTCACCTTAAGAACATTCCCACAGTTTCTTGGTCGCGCAATCGTGATCCTGATTTTAATTCCATTTCGCCCGCTGAGATTCCCAACAATAAAGAGAGGCTCCTCACAAGTCTTAAGCAGTGCCAGTATGTGTGGCTCCTGATTCAAGACAAAGAAATCGCAACCTTTGTTGAGACCCATCCGGAGGTGACCACCCGACAGGTGATCCATTGCTCCGGTAGCTTGGTGATTCCCGGCACTTTGTCCTTTCACCCATTGATGACTTTTGCCGGCGAGCTTTATACGGAAGAGTTTTACGAAAGAATTCTCTTTGTTGGCGAAGAGGGTCAACCAAGCTTAGACTGCATCTGCCCAAACCTCTCCAACCCATACGCGGAAATCGAGCCCAGGCTAAAGCCTCTTTATCACGCTCTATGCGTAGCCAGCAGTAACTTCACTGTCGTTCTTTGGCAGCAGGTCCTGCTTGAGTTTTCTCGTCTGGGTATTGATTGGCAGAACCTCATTCCCTATCTGCAGCAGACAACTGAGAATTTAGTCAAAGATCCCCTGTCCGCCCTGACCGGCCCACTTGCCCGGGGCGACAGCCAAACAATTCAAAAGAACCTCTCCGCCCTTCGCGGTAGGCCTCTTGGACCCATCTATGAGGCCTTTGTTCAACTCCACTCACCCAAGATGAGCCCTGCGGTTCGCTCACCTTCCCCAGGAGGTCCCGATGTCCATGCTTGA
- a CDS encoding HAD-IG family 5'-nucleotidase, giving the protein MKAHTGRVYVNRTLNLKRINYIGFDMDHTLIRYNSRAFEELTHKILLEKLIADKGYPDLIRHLKFDFDRSIRGLVIDIHRGNILKLSRHAAIRVSYHGLTPITYSQQRKLYKSAYVDLGDPGFDIVNTTFSIAFCGLFAQLVDLKDQSEHQTLPDYGMIADDLNSCLDKAHRDGSLKDVVAQNLDDYILKDESVVRCLERYKAHGKKVFIVTNSDFHYTKLLLDYSINPFLQGQTWEDFFEIVITSADKPRFFYDNLKFLKVDPKSGMMTNLERKIGPGVYQGGCASIFTSDLNLSADEILYIGDHIYGDVVRLKKDCAWRTALVVEELEDEIDKITRAQPFIEQINDLMARKLPLEIELDRLISTKIETGKNEKEEAINGYLGQISEIDKKIAPLIKSQQEIFNARWGDVMRVGIEESFFAYQMERYACIYMAKVRDLLELSPRTYFRSAKRLMPHEVTPQLED; this is encoded by the coding sequence ATGAAGGCACACACTGGTCGAGTTTATGTCAATCGCACTTTAAATCTGAAACGCATCAACTACATTGGCTTCGATATGGATCACACCCTGATCCGCTACAACAGCCGCGCTTTTGAAGAACTGACACATAAAATTCTTCTTGAAAAGCTCATTGCTGACAAGGGCTATCCGGATCTGATTCGTCACCTCAAATTTGATTTTGACCGCAGCATTCGCGGCTTGGTGATCGACATCCACCGGGGCAATATTCTAAAGCTAAGTCGCCATGCCGCCATTCGCGTAAGCTATCACGGTCTGACCCCGATCACTTATTCCCAACAGAGGAAACTCTATAAGAGTGCCTATGTGGACTTGGGTGATCCGGGCTTTGACATCGTCAATACGACTTTTTCCATCGCCTTCTGTGGCTTGTTTGCCCAGCTAGTGGACCTCAAAGATCAGTCGGAACATCAGACTCTGCCGGACTATGGCATGATTGCTGACGACCTCAACTCCTGCCTGGACAAAGCCCATCGCGACGGCAGCCTAAAGGATGTTGTCGCGCAAAACCTGGATGACTATATCCTCAAAGATGAGAGTGTGGTGCGCTGTCTGGAACGCTACAAGGCCCATGGCAAAAAGGTCTTCATTGTTACCAACTCGGATTTTCACTACACCAAATTGCTACTCGACTATTCTATCAATCCCTTTTTGCAGGGACAGACCTGGGAAGACTTTTTTGAAATCGTCATCACCTCGGCCGACAAGCCTCGGTTCTTTTATGACAATCTTAAATTTCTAAAGGTAGACCCTAAAAGTGGCATGATGACGAACCTCGAGCGCAAGATTGGCCCGGGCGTGTATCAGGGTGGCTGCGCCTCGATTTTTACCTCAGACCTGAACCTAAGCGCCGATGAAATCCTCTACATTGGTGACCACATCTATGGCGATGTGGTGCGCTTGAAAAAGGACTGTGCCTGGAGAACCGCTCTGGTTGTGGAGGAGCTGGAAGACGAGATCGACAAAATCACTCGTGCCCAACCATTTATTGAACAGATCAATGATTTAATGGCCAGGAAGCTTCCCCTTGAAATCGAGTTAGACCGGTTGATTTCTACCAAGATTGAGACGGGCAAAAACGAGAAGGAAGAGGCCATCAACGGATACCTTGGGCAGATCTCAGAGATCGACAAAAAAATTGCTCCTCTCATCAAATCTCAGCAGGAAATTTTCAACGCCCGCTGGGGAGACGTCATGAGGGTGGGGATCGAAGAGAGCTTTTTTGCCTACCAGATGGAGCGATACGCCTGTATCTACATGGCCAAAGTTCGCGATCTGTTAGAATTAAGCCCGCGCACTTACTTCCGAAGTGCCAAGCGCCTGATGCCTCACGAAGTCACTCCGCAACTGGAAGATTGA
- a CDS encoding rhodanese-like domain-containing protein, translating to MPKGFVDFQSKTLNPEHRDVHDVAPEEVLQQKDGVMLIDVRRPDEFEGELGHIPGAELLTLDYLPNQIGQLPKDETIVLICRSGNRSGHAAAFLIENGFTSVFNMKGGMILWNELGLVTEGRSED from the coding sequence ATGCCGAAGGGATTTGTTGATTTTCAGTCCAAAACCTTAAATCCAGAGCACCGCGACGTCCACGACGTGGCTCCAGAAGAGGTTTTGCAACAAAAAGATGGGGTGATGCTCATTGACGTCCGGCGGCCAGATGAGTTTGAGGGGGAGCTTGGTCACATCCCGGGAGCGGAACTTTTGACCTTGGATTACCTGCCCAATCAGATCGGCCAATTGCCAAAAGATGAAACCATTGTTCTTATTTGCAGAAGTGGCAACCGCTCGGGCCACGCCGCGGCCTTTTTGATCGAAAATGGGTTTACCTCTGTGTTCAACATGAAGGGAGGCATGATTCTCTGGAATGAGCTCGGCCTCGTCACCGAAGGGAGAAGTGAAGACTAA
- a CDS encoding AAA family ATPase has product MESLTESQQQAWDLLQGENPVFLTGEAGSGKSYLVRKFTRDHDPKEFPVLASTGAAAVLVGGRTLHSFLGLGILEGGLDRAVAKALGDRRVVRRIKKAKGLIIDEISMISGETLKAAEMVCRLAREEQIPWGGLKVVVVGDFAQLPPVERFRQGTPDWAFRSRTWRESEFSPALLKQNLRTGNPEFLQVLNSVRKGEVTPLVRDFLRERSQPVPEDFEGTRLYPRRIQAEKHNEMRLGKLKGKLHHFPSVYSGESRYVTAMKKYSPLPEELKLKEGALVMLRQNDPRGRWVNGSTGTLRAVGDETLIIDLLSGPRIEIEKTTFSLLDAEGKVRAAVTNYPVILAWAATIHKSQGMTLDRLAVDLGDLWEPGQAYVALSRITNPDNLWLTSWQEKSVRADPVVTQFYEEMGSR; this is encoded by the coding sequence GTGGAAAGTTTGACTGAATCCCAACAGCAAGCCTGGGATTTGCTGCAGGGAGAAAATCCTGTTTTTCTCACCGGTGAGGCCGGTAGCGGCAAAAGTTATTTGGTGCGAAAGTTCACCCGGGATCACGACCCGAAGGAGTTTCCGGTTCTCGCCAGTACAGGTGCCGCAGCCGTGTTGGTGGGAGGAAGGACCCTGCACAGTTTTTTGGGGTTGGGGATTTTGGAGGGCGGGTTGGATCGCGCCGTGGCCAAGGCTTTGGGAGATCGGCGGGTGGTCCGGCGAATCAAGAAAGCCAAAGGTCTCATCATTGATGAGATATCCATGATTTCAGGAGAGACTCTGAAGGCCGCAGAAATGGTGTGCCGCCTGGCCCGAGAGGAACAAATTCCCTGGGGTGGCCTCAAAGTCGTGGTGGTCGGAGATTTTGCCCAACTGCCTCCCGTCGAGCGGTTTCGCCAGGGAACCCCGGACTGGGCCTTTCGCAGTCGGACGTGGAGGGAGTCAGAGTTTAGCCCTGCACTTCTAAAGCAGAATTTGCGCACGGGGAATCCGGAGTTCTTGCAGGTTCTCAATTCAGTCCGCAAGGGTGAGGTGACTCCCTTGGTGCGCGATTTTTTGCGTGAGCGCAGCCAACCGGTGCCCGAGGATTTTGAAGGAACCCGATTGTATCCTCGGCGCATCCAGGCTGAAAAGCACAATGAGATGCGGTTGGGAAAATTGAAAGGGAAGCTTCATCACTTTCCCTCTGTCTACAGCGGAGAATCGCGCTATGTAACTGCCATGAAGAAGTACTCACCACTTCCGGAGGAGCTAAAGCTCAAAGAGGGCGCCTTGGTGATGCTTCGGCAGAATGATCCGCGCGGGCGTTGGGTCAATGGCAGCACGGGAACATTACGGGCTGTGGGAGATGAGACCTTGATTATTGATTTACTGTCGGGTCCAAGAATTGAGATCGAAAAGACCACCTTTAGTTTGTTGGATGCAGAAGGAAAGGTGCGGGCGGCAGTGACCAACTATCCAGTCATTTTGGCCTGGGCGGCGACGATTCACAAATCACAGGGAATGACTCTGGATCGGTTGGCCGTGGATCTGGGTGATTTGTGGGAGCCCGGTCAGGCCTACGTGGCCTTGAGCCGAATCACCAATCCCGATAATTTATGGTTGACCAGTTGGCAGGAAAAGTCTGTTCGTGCTGATCCAGTGGTGACTCAGTTCTATGAGGAGATGGGCTCCAGATAA